A single window of Streptomyces cathayae DNA harbors:
- the era gene encoding GTPase Era, whose amino-acid sequence MSVRTQSSEQPAEAVHRAGFACFVGRPNAGKSTLTNALVGQKVAITSNRPQTTRHTVRGIVHRPEAQLILVDTPGLHKPRTLLGERLNDVVRTTWAEVDAIGFCIPADQKLGPGDRFIAKELAGIRKTPKVAIVTKTDLVDSKTLAEQLIAVDLLGKELGITWAEIVPVSATTDQQVDLLADLLVPLMPEGPALYPEGDLTDEPEMVMVAELIREAALEGVRDELPHSIAVVVEEMLPREDRPADKPLLDIHAYLYIERTSQKGIVIGPKGKRLKDVGIKSRQQIEALLGTPVFLDLHVKVAKDWQRDPKQLRRLGF is encoded by the coding sequence ATGAGTGTTCGTACCCAGTCATCCGAGCAGCCCGCCGAAGCTGTCCACCGGGCCGGCTTCGCCTGCTTCGTGGGCCGCCCCAACGCGGGCAAGTCCACCCTCACGAACGCTCTGGTCGGGCAGAAGGTGGCGATCACCTCCAACCGGCCGCAGACGACCCGGCACACCGTGCGCGGCATCGTCCACCGCCCCGAGGCGCAGCTGATCCTCGTCGACACCCCCGGCCTGCACAAGCCGCGCACACTGCTCGGCGAGCGGCTGAACGACGTGGTCCGCACCACCTGGGCCGAGGTCGACGCGATCGGCTTCTGCATCCCCGCGGACCAGAAGCTCGGCCCCGGCGACCGCTTCATCGCCAAGGAACTGGCCGGGATCAGGAAGACCCCGAAGGTCGCCATCGTCACCAAGACCGACCTGGTGGACAGCAAGACCCTGGCCGAGCAGCTCATCGCCGTCGACCTGCTGGGCAAGGAGCTCGGGATCACCTGGGCGGAGATCGTCCCGGTGTCGGCGACCACGGACCAGCAGGTCGACCTGCTGGCCGACCTCCTCGTCCCGCTGATGCCCGAGGGCCCCGCCCTCTACCCCGAGGGCGACCTGACGGACGAACCCGAGATGGTCATGGTGGCGGAGCTGATCCGCGAGGCCGCCCTGGAGGGCGTCCGCGACGAGCTGCCCCACTCCATCGCCGTGGTCGTGGAGGAGATGCTGCCCCGCGAGGACCGTCCCGCCGACAAGCCCCTCCTCGACATCCATGCCTACCTCTACATCGAGCGCACCAGCCAGAAGGGCATCGTCATCGGCCCCAAGGGCAAGCGGCTCAAGGACGTCGGCATCAAGTCCCGCCAGCAGATCGAGGCCCTCCTCGGCACCCCTGTCTTCCTCGACCTGCACGTCAAGGTGGCGAAGGACTGGCAGCGGGATCCGAAGCAGCTGCGACGACTGGGGTTCTGA
- a CDS encoding GH1 family beta-glucosidase, which yields MATTKPVPRFPDGFLWGVSTSAHQIEGAVDEREPSVWDEFSAEPGRVRDGSTAAVACDHVHRHGEDVALLAGLGVDAYRFSVSWPRVRAKGGLDFYDRLVDDLCAAGVRPVPTLFHWDLPAGLDWLERSTAERFAQYVSEVADRLGDRVARWITLNEPAEHTLLGHALGVHAPGRKLLLDALPVAHHQLLAHGLAVRALRAAGAGDIGIANSHGPVWPAGPDPADVAAADFYDMLLNRLFADPVLLGRYPDGLGELMPGDVEADLGVIGEPVDWYGVNYYAPTRVGAPQGTGTEFGGVRMPAELPFSVREIEGYPVTDFGWPVVPGALTELLTAFRARYGDRLPPVLITENGCSYEGVDDQARIVYLDGHVRALHRAVEAGVDVRGYFVWSLLDNFEWAEGYTRRFGLVHVDFETLERTPKASYGWFREMLREQRR from the coding sequence ATGGCGACGACGAAACCGGTCCCCCGCTTCCCGGACGGCTTCCTGTGGGGCGTGTCGACCTCGGCGCACCAGATCGAGGGCGCGGTGGACGAACGCGAACCGTCCGTGTGGGACGAGTTCAGCGCCGAGCCGGGGCGGGTGCGGGACGGTTCGACGGCCGCGGTGGCCTGTGACCACGTCCACCGCCACGGCGAGGACGTGGCGCTGCTGGCCGGACTGGGGGTGGACGCGTACCGCTTCTCGGTCTCCTGGCCGCGAGTGCGGGCGAAGGGCGGCCTGGACTTCTACGACCGGCTGGTCGACGACCTGTGCGCGGCGGGGGTGCGACCGGTGCCGACGCTGTTCCACTGGGACCTGCCGGCCGGCCTGGACTGGCTGGAGCGGAGCACCGCGGAGCGTTTCGCCCAGTACGTGTCCGAGGTCGCCGACCGGCTCGGCGACCGGGTGGCGCGCTGGATCACCCTCAACGAGCCCGCCGAGCACACCCTGTTGGGCCATGCGCTGGGCGTCCACGCCCCTGGCCGGAAGCTGCTCCTCGACGCGCTGCCGGTGGCCCATCACCAACTCCTCGCACACGGGCTGGCGGTGCGTGCCCTGCGCGCGGCCGGTGCCGGCGACATCGGCATCGCCAACTCCCACGGCCCGGTCTGGCCGGCCGGCCCGGACCCGGCGGACGTGGCGGCGGCGGACTTCTACGACATGCTCCTGAACCGCCTGTTCGCCGACCCCGTGCTGCTCGGCCGCTACCCGGACGGCCTCGGCGAACTGATGCCGGGCGACGTCGAGGCGGACCTGGGGGTCATCGGGGAGCCGGTCGACTGGTACGGCGTCAACTACTACGCGCCGACCCGGGTGGGCGCCCCGCAGGGCACCGGGACCGAGTTCGGCGGTGTCCGCATGCCGGCCGAGCTCCCCTTCTCGGTACGGGAGATCGAGGGGTACCCGGTGACGGACTTCGGCTGGCCGGTGGTCCCCGGGGCCCTGACCGAGCTCCTCACCGCCTTCCGGGCCCGCTACGGCGACCGGCTCCCCCCGGTCCTCATCACCGAGAACGGCTGCTCCTACGAGGGCGTCGACGACCAGGCCCGCATCGTCTACCTCGACGGCCATGTCCGCGCCCTGCACCGGGCGGTGGAGGCGGGCGTGGACGTGCGCGGCTACTTCGTGTGGTCCCTGCTGGACAACTTCGAGTGGGCGGAGGGCTACACCCGCCGCTTCGGCCTGGTCCACGTGGACTTCGAGACCCTCGAGCGCACTCCGAAGGCGTCCTACGGCTGGTTCCGGGAGATGCTGCGCGAGCAGCGCCGGTGA
- a CDS encoding protealysin inhibitor emfourin, which translates to MRIQVTRTGGFAGIERQAEVDTSGRADAPEWHALAEGAVATGRGTPPAGVPDGFSYRITVDGRTVYCADPRLTEEQRTLISRVLQEGA; encoded by the coding sequence ATGCGCATCCAGGTGACACGCACCGGCGGATTCGCCGGTATCGAGCGGCAGGCCGAGGTGGACACCTCGGGACGGGCCGACGCGCCCGAGTGGCACGCCCTGGCCGAGGGGGCCGTGGCCACGGGCCGGGGCACACCGCCGGCCGGGGTGCCGGACGGCTTCAGTTATCGGATCACCGTGGACGGGAGGACCGTGTACTGCGCGGACCCCCGGCTGACCGAGGAACAGCGCACGCTGATCAGCAGAGTGCTCCAGGAGGGCGCGTAA
- a CDS encoding M4 family metallopeptidase: MTTNGGFEPVFCTIVPPHVLDRLAQAEDPALSGPARRTLQRDAYERTQRRLTTVVGAAPAAPLPAAESGTPHRTVHDARHGTKLPGAVARREGEEPGKDATVNRAYAGLGATFELFLRAFSRDSIDGAGLPLVATVHYDRDYNNAFWNGDQMVFGDGDGEIFLDFTLPVDVIGHELAHGVTQYTANLDYFGQSGALNESVSDVFGALIKQYTLGQTAGEADWLIGAGLLAPRVTGKALRSMKEPGTAYDDDVLGRDPQPSTMDDYVRTGRDNGGVHINSGIPNHAFYLAATTLGGHSWERAGQVWYDVLTGGELSQDAQFTDFATLTVEAARARFGEGEELRAVSKAWERVGVRTL; the protein is encoded by the coding sequence ATGACCACCAACGGGGGCTTCGAGCCCGTCTTCTGCACCATCGTTCCGCCGCACGTCCTCGACCGGCTCGCGCAGGCCGAGGACCCCGCACTCTCCGGACCCGCCCGCCGCACCCTCCAGCGCGACGCCTACGAGCGCACCCAGCGCCGTCTGACCACGGTCGTCGGCGCCGCCCCCGCCGCCCCGCTCCCCGCGGCCGAGTCCGGCACGCCGCACCGCACCGTCCACGACGCCCGGCACGGCACGAAGCTGCCGGGGGCGGTGGCCCGCCGGGAGGGCGAGGAGCCGGGCAAGGACGCCACCGTCAACCGCGCCTACGCGGGCCTCGGCGCCACCTTCGAACTCTTCCTCAGGGCGTTCTCCCGCGACTCGATCGACGGCGCCGGGCTGCCGCTGGTCGCGACCGTGCACTACGACCGGGACTACAACAACGCCTTCTGGAACGGCGACCAGATGGTCTTCGGCGACGGGGACGGGGAGATCTTCCTCGACTTCACCCTCCCCGTCGACGTCATCGGCCACGAACTCGCGCACGGCGTCACCCAGTACACCGCCAACCTGGACTACTTCGGCCAGTCCGGCGCGCTCAACGAGTCGGTCTCGGACGTCTTCGGCGCCCTGATCAAGCAGTACACGCTCGGCCAGACCGCCGGCGAGGCCGACTGGCTGATCGGCGCGGGGCTGCTCGCCCCGCGGGTCACCGGCAAGGCGCTGCGCTCCATGAAGGAGCCGGGCACCGCGTACGACGACGACGTCCTCGGCAGGGATCCGCAGCCCTCGACGATGGACGACTACGTCCGCACCGGCCGCGACAACGGCGGCGTCCACATCAACTCCGGCATCCCCAACCACGCCTTCTACCTCGCCGCCACCACCCTCGGCGGGCACTCCTGGGAGCGGGCGGGGCAGGTCTGGTACGACGTGCTGACCGGTGGCGAGCTGTCGCAGGACGCGCAGTTCACGGACTTCGCGACGCTGACGGTGGAGGCGGCGCGGGCCCGGTTCGGGGAGGGCGAGGAACTGCGGGCGGTGTCGAAGGCCTGGGAGCGGGTGGGGGTGCGGACGCTGTAG
- the leuA gene encoding 2-isopropylmalate synthase codes for MANRQQPSSMPIHKYGRYEQVDIPDRTWPDNRITTAPRWLSTDLRDGNQALIDPMSPARKRAMFDLLVTMGYKEIEVGFPASGQTDFDFVRSIIEDPDAIPEDVTISVLTQAREDLIERTVESLKGAKRATVHLYNATAPVFRRVVFRGSRDDIKQIAVDGTRLVVEYAEKLLGPETHFGYQYSPEIFTDTELDFALEVCEAVMDVYQPGPGREIILNLPATVERSTPSTHADRFEWMGRHLSRREYVCLSVHPHNDRGTAVAAAELSLMAGADRVEGCLFGQGERTGNVDLVTLGMNLFSQGVDPQIDFSGIDEIRRTWEYCNQMEVHPRHPYVGDLVYTSFSGSHQDAIKKGFDAMEADAKAQGVTVDDLEWAVPYLPIDPKDVGRSYEAVIRVNSQSGKGGIAYVLKNDHKLDLPRRMQIEFSKIIQAKTDAEGGEVTPADIWSVFQDEYLPNPDNAWGRIQVRNGQSTTDRDGVDTLTVEATVDGEPTVLTGSGNGPISAFFEALQSVGVDVRLLDYQEHTMSEGASAQAASYIECAIGDKVLWGIGIDANTTRASLKAVVSAVNRAAR; via the coding sequence ATGGCCAACCGCCAGCAGCCCAGTTCCATGCCGATCCACAAGTACGGCCGCTACGAGCAGGTCGACATCCCCGACCGGACGTGGCCGGACAACCGGATCACCACTGCCCCCCGCTGGCTCTCCACCGACCTGCGCGACGGCAACCAGGCCCTGATCGACCCCATGTCGCCCGCCCGCAAGCGCGCGATGTTCGACCTGCTGGTCACGATGGGCTACAAGGAGATCGAGGTCGGCTTCCCGGCCTCCGGCCAGACCGACTTCGACTTCGTGCGCTCCATCATCGAGGACCCGGACGCCATCCCCGAGGACGTCACGATCTCCGTACTGACCCAGGCCCGTGAGGACCTGATCGAGCGGACGGTCGAGTCCCTGAAGGGCGCCAAGCGCGCCACAGTGCACCTGTACAACGCCACCGCGCCGGTCTTCCGCCGGGTCGTCTTCCGCGGCTCCAGGGACGACATCAAGCAGATCGCCGTCGACGGCACCCGCCTGGTCGTGGAGTACGCGGAGAAACTGCTGGGCCCCGAAACGCACTTCGGCTATCAGTACAGCCCCGAGATCTTCACCGACACCGAGCTGGACTTCGCGCTGGAGGTCTGCGAGGCGGTGATGGACGTCTACCAGCCCGGACCCGGCCGCGAGATCATCCTCAACCTGCCGGCCACCGTCGAGCGCTCCACCCCCTCCACCCACGCCGACCGCTTCGAGTGGATGGGCCGCCACCTGTCCCGCCGCGAGTACGTCTGCCTCTCCGTCCACCCGCACAACGACCGCGGCACGGCCGTGGCCGCCGCCGAGCTGTCGCTGATGGCCGGCGCCGACCGTGTCGAGGGCTGCCTGTTCGGGCAGGGCGAGCGCACCGGCAACGTCGACCTGGTCACCCTGGGCATGAACCTGTTCTCCCAGGGCGTCGACCCGCAGATCGACTTCTCCGGCATCGACGAGATCCGTCGCACCTGGGAGTACTGCAACCAGATGGAGGTCCACCCGCGCCACCCCTACGTGGGCGACCTGGTCTACACGTCCTTCTCCGGCTCCCACCAGGACGCCATCAAGAAGGGCTTCGACGCCATGGAGGCCGACGCGAAGGCCCAGGGCGTCACCGTCGACGACCTCGAGTGGGCGGTGCCGTACCTGCCCATCGACCCCAAGGACGTCGGCCGCTCCTACGAGGCCGTCATCCGCGTGAACTCGCAGTCCGGCAAGGGCGGTATCGCCTACGTCCTGAAGAACGACCACAAGCTGGACCTGCCGCGCCGCATGCAGATCGAGTTCTCGAAGATCATCCAGGCCAAGACGGACGCCGAGGGCGGCGAGGTCACCCCGGCCGACATCTGGTCGGTCTTCCAGGACGAGTACCTGCCCAACCCGGACAACGCCTGGGGCCGCATCCAGGTCAGGAACGGCCAGTCCACCACCGACCGGGACGGCGTCGACACGCTCACCGTCGAGGCCACCGTCGACGGTGAGCCCACCGTGCTGACCGGCAGCGGCAACGGCCCGATCTCCGCCTTCTTCGAGGCCCTGCAGTCCGTCGGCGTCGACGTACGGCTGCTCGACTACCAGGAGCACACGATGAGCGAGGGCGCCTCCGCGCAGGCCGCCTCCTACATCGAGTGCGCCATCGGCGACAAGGTTCTGTGGGGGATCGGAATCGACGCGAACACCACGCGCGCCTCGCTGAAGGCGGTCGTCTCGGCCGTCAACCGGGCGGCCCGCTGA
- a CDS encoding TerB family tellurite resistance protein: MLPGRGPDDRAAATRLSRLLGTRTAWRAVGDGEFFCPGCGGDRNYRRLTGQRRFTLLGVPVVPRGTAGPVVECAACLCHFGTDVLDHPTTTRFSAMLRDAVHTVALAVLTAGTCSRASLETAVAAVRTAGFDDCTEHRLAALVEALAADTGRFTGEPCTAGLAIELHEALDPLAPHLAAPGRESILLGGARIALADGPYTPAERDTLATVGAALTICSDDVTRLLTAARTPS; the protein is encoded by the coding sequence GTGCTGCCAGGACGGGGACCCGACGACCGTGCCGCTGCCACCAGACTCTCGCGCCTGCTGGGCACCCGGACCGCGTGGCGGGCCGTCGGCGACGGGGAGTTCTTCTGCCCCGGCTGCGGCGGCGACCGCAACTACCGGCGGCTGACCGGACAGCGCCGCTTCACCCTCCTCGGCGTGCCCGTGGTGCCGCGCGGCACGGCCGGCCCGGTCGTCGAGTGCGCGGCCTGCCTGTGCCACTTCGGCACCGACGTCCTGGACCACCCCACCACCACCCGCTTCTCCGCGATGCTCCGCGACGCCGTGCACACCGTCGCCCTCGCGGTGCTGACCGCGGGCACCTGCTCGCGGGCGTCCCTGGAGACCGCCGTGGCCGCCGTCCGCACGGCCGGCTTCGACGACTGCACCGAGCACCGGCTGGCCGCGCTCGTCGAGGCGCTGGCCGCCGACACCGGCCGCTTCACCGGCGAGCCCTGCACGGCGGGCCTCGCCATAGAGCTCCACGAGGCCCTCGACCCGCTGGCCCCGCACCTCGCCGCCCCGGGCCGCGAGTCGATCCTCCTGGGCGGTGCCCGCATCGCCCTCGCCGACGGCCCCTACACCCCCGCCGAGCGCGACACCCTGGCCACCGTGGGCGCCGCCCTCACCATCTGCTCGGACGACGTGACCCGCCTGCTGACAGCGGCCCGGACACCGTCGTAG
- a CDS encoding FAD-dependent oxidoreductase codes for MGHAVTDRVVVIGAGVIGLTTAVCLAEGGVDVQVVSERKPGESTSAAAGAMWDPYLVRPAALVDRWSRATLSALTELSADPDSGIRLVEGTQESRTPCEPPGWTPLVDARMCTPDELRPGFVTGWRYRAPVVDMPRYLSHLARRLTAAGGTFRHHRYDTLDEAVREPARVVVNCAGAGARSLVPDPSVEPVRGQLVVVENPGVQEFFCDDTPGAGPLTYVYPHADTVVLGGTAEPGRWDTEPDGDAARLIVRRCSRVDPRLADARVLECRVGLRPTRPEIRFAEELREDTVVLHSYGHGGGGLTLSWGCGSETAQKARLALGLTP; via the coding sequence ATGGGGCATGCAGTGACGGACCGTGTGGTGGTCATCGGCGCGGGTGTCATCGGACTGACGACGGCCGTGTGCCTGGCGGAGGGCGGCGTCGACGTCCAGGTCGTCAGCGAGCGGAAACCGGGCGAGAGCACCTCGGCCGCGGCCGGGGCCATGTGGGATCCCTACCTGGTGCGCCCCGCAGCCCTGGTGGACCGCTGGAGCCGGGCCACCCTGTCGGCGCTGACCGAGCTGAGCGCCGACCCCGACAGCGGAATCCGGCTGGTGGAAGGCACCCAGGAGTCCCGGACCCCGTGCGAGCCGCCCGGTTGGACACCGCTGGTCGACGCTCGGATGTGCACCCCCGACGAGCTCAGGCCGGGATTCGTCACCGGCTGGCGGTACCGGGCCCCCGTCGTCGACATGCCACGCTATCTCTCCCACCTCGCGCGGCGCCTCACAGCCGCGGGCGGGACGTTCCGCCACCACCGTTACGACACGCTCGACGAGGCCGTGCGGGAACCGGCCAGGGTCGTGGTCAACTGCGCGGGTGCCGGAGCCCGTTCCCTCGTACCGGATCCGTCCGTCGAACCGGTGCGCGGTCAACTGGTCGTGGTCGAGAACCCCGGCGTCCAGGAGTTCTTCTGCGACGACACCCCCGGCGCCGGGCCCCTCACCTACGTCTATCCCCACGCGGACACCGTCGTACTGGGGGGCACGGCGGAACCGGGCCGCTGGGACACGGAGCCGGACGGCGACGCGGCGCGGCTGATCGTCCGGCGCTGCTCACGCGTCGACCCCCGGCTGGCGGACGCCCGAGTGCTCGAGTGCAGGGTGGGGTTGAGGCCGACCCGGCCCGAGATCAGGTTCGCGGAGGAACTCCGCGAAGACACCGTGGTGCTGCACAGTTACGGCCACGGCGGCGGCGGGCTCACCCTGTCCTGGGGGTGCGGCAGTGAGACCGCGCAGAAGGCCCGGCTGGCGCTGGGGCTCACGCCCTGA
- a CDS encoding GNAT family N-acetyltransferase — translation MATLSTRAALSSELPELHCLLTGWTESEPTSAAAPTRQVLHHVLAHGRVRVAEADGVPVGCVAVETPSSDHIRLHVVAVRPDVRRTGIGSRLLREVLDGLPESPGERPTISAVVGTEELRSARFLLACGFIGARTLRTGQDDGVRLLFQHKVRIDYVDPDARHLVPVSLTDQLLESLEPADHAVTGVVALAEGPAFEITRFEQDDPATLQSGEAAAGISFSGALLAAITFLLGISFTSDRFPDDVRLILIGSTFSTMLSLIVYASASGELARIRANSFGRIMKWGNVLSEYGGVLPFLITLPVIYAGVGDNRWVTLVLAFTLSVAIGGYEWSEFSIAHRFRHTGLGVTLMALTAAFPLLGVAAVTTGTVSWPWALLVIVTLMLRTWLYLARHGSEAGIAQHRGQWQIRA, via the coding sequence ATGGCGACGCTGTCCACGAGGGCGGCACTCTCGTCCGAGTTACCGGAACTGCATTGCCTGCTGACCGGCTGGACGGAGTCGGAGCCCACGTCGGCGGCCGCACCCACCCGCCAGGTCCTGCACCACGTCCTGGCCCACGGGCGGGTACGGGTGGCCGAGGCCGACGGGGTCCCGGTGGGGTGCGTTGCCGTGGAGACACCCTCCTCGGACCACATACGGTTGCACGTCGTCGCCGTCCGCCCCGATGTGCGGCGGACGGGAATCGGCTCCCGCCTGCTGAGGGAGGTCCTGGACGGACTTCCGGAATCACCGGGCGAACGTCCCACGATTTCGGCCGTCGTCGGCACGGAGGAACTGCGTTCGGCCCGTTTCCTCCTGGCGTGCGGGTTCATAGGGGCCCGGACACTGAGGACGGGTCAGGACGACGGCGTCCGCCTCCTGTTCCAGCACAAGGTGCGGATCGACTACGTCGACCCCGACGCCCGTCACCTGGTGCCGGTCTCCCTGACGGACCAGCTGCTGGAGTCCCTGGAGCCCGCCGACCACGCGGTGACAGGTGTGGTCGCCCTGGCCGAGGGCCCCGCCTTCGAGATCACCCGGTTCGAGCAGGACGACCCCGCGACCCTTCAGTCGGGAGAGGCCGCGGCGGGGATCTCCTTCTCCGGCGCCCTGCTGGCCGCGATCACTTTTCTCCTGGGCATCTCCTTCACCTCTGACCGTTTCCCCGACGATGTACGGCTGATCCTCATCGGCTCGACCTTCAGCACCATGCTGTCCCTGATCGTCTACGCGAGTGCCTCGGGCGAGCTGGCCAGAATTCGCGCCAACTCCTTCGGCCGGATCATGAAATGGGGCAACGTCCTCTCCGAGTACGGCGGTGTGCTGCCGTTCCTGATCACCCTCCCCGTCATCTACGCCGGGGTCGGCGACAACCGGTGGGTCACGTTGGTCCTGGCGTTCACGCTCAGCGTCGCCATCGGCGGTTACGAGTGGTCCGAGTTCTCCATCGCCCATCGCTTCCGGCACACCGGACTCGGTGTCACCCTCATGGCGCTGACCGCCGCCTTTCCGCTCCTCGGGGTGGCCGCGGTGACCACCGGCACCGTCAGCTGGCCGTGGGCCCTCCTCGTGATCGTGACGCTCATGCTGCGTACGTGGCTGTACCTCGCCCGCCACGGCTCCGAGGCCGGTATCGCCCAGCACCGCGGGCAGTGGCAGATCAGGGCGTGA
- a CDS encoding ArsR/SmtB family transcription factor, translated as MDGSRDPQDTQLHNLDARSLRGLAHPLRMRLLNALRRRGPATASQLAEKLGESSGATSYHLRQLAAHGFVEDAPERGKGRERWWQAVHRGVLFDGTLLEDRDPEVRGAADLFLHEVANTHTQELATWLGTRHDWSEEWRRSSDMSDWTLSLTPERARELRDQMYELVERYRTLAPDEDTPDVEQVRIHTHLIPTRTD; from the coding sequence ATGGACGGTTCCCGGGATCCACAGGACACGCAGCTCCACAATCTCGACGCCCGCTCGCTGCGCGGGCTCGCGCATCCCCTGCGGATGCGGCTGCTGAACGCGCTACGGCGCAGAGGGCCGGCCACCGCGTCGCAACTGGCCGAGAAACTGGGGGAGTCCAGCGGCGCGACCAGCTATCACCTGCGTCAGCTCGCCGCGCACGGCTTCGTCGAGGACGCGCCGGAGCGCGGCAAGGGGCGGGAGCGGTGGTGGCAGGCGGTCCACCGGGGCGTGCTGTTCGACGGAACGCTGCTCGAGGACCGTGACCCCGAGGTGCGCGGCGCCGCCGACCTGTTCCTGCACGAGGTCGCGAACACCCACACCCAGGAACTCGCCACCTGGCTCGGTACCCGCCACGACTGGTCCGAGGAGTGGAGGCGCTCCTCGGACATGAGTGACTGGACGCTGAGCCTCACCCCCGAACGCGCCCGCGAACTCAGGGACCAGATGTACGAGCTCGTGGAGCGCTACCGGACCCTGGCCCCCGACGAGGACACCCCGGACGTCGAGCAGGTGCGTATCCACACGCACCTCATCCCCACCCGCACGGACTGA
- a CDS encoding glycosyltransferase family 39 protein — MTKLTAVRPWRCHLLVWLIPFLWTVTFGLWGLSRQRSVWRDEAATWQVALRSTGEIVRMLEHVDVVHGLYYLVMHGLFECFGPSTTVLRLPSVLAVAVGAACVAALGRRLGGSPVGLGGGMVFGLLPSVQFYLQEGRPYALVAAGAGLSTLLLVAMLQARRDRWACWAVYGCTILVCGLLNWLSLLILPAHLATLMWARVARGTWAHWAVSSTVATAGAAPLILFSRAQSDQVSWIPPLTWHMLIGPAILLSIAGLGTLVDRPRAGRLSAATVGLPLLAVPQLGLIGISLFKPLFVDRYVLFSLLGLALMTGVVLGALVRAVSRRSWSASRWVLPVVIAVVSAALLPQALAKRSPQSRVDDVLAAAAQVERLKEPEDAVLFVPAARRDTRMVSPHAFTGLQDIALEETPERSRTLKGVELCPARIRTEILARQRVVLVTDAAEVSKPIISVRDKTKISTLRKYFTTVADEQVRGRRVTVYERLTHGHPS, encoded by the coding sequence GTGACGAAATTAACGGCTGTCCGTCCTTGGCGCTGCCACCTTCTTGTCTGGCTGATTCCGTTCCTCTGGACCGTCACGTTCGGTCTGTGGGGGCTGTCGCGGCAGCGCAGTGTCTGGCGGGACGAGGCCGCGACCTGGCAGGTCGCCCTCCGGTCCACTGGCGAGATCGTGCGCATGCTGGAGCATGTCGACGTCGTGCACGGTCTCTACTACCTGGTCATGCATGGGCTGTTCGAGTGCTTCGGTCCGTCGACCACGGTGTTACGTCTGCCCTCCGTGCTGGCCGTCGCGGTGGGAGCGGCATGTGTGGCGGCGCTCGGGCGGCGGCTGGGCGGGAGTCCGGTGGGCCTGGGCGGAGGCATGGTGTTCGGGCTGCTCCCCTCCGTGCAGTTCTACCTCCAGGAGGGCCGTCCGTACGCCCTGGTGGCGGCCGGGGCAGGGCTCTCGACACTGCTGCTCGTGGCGATGCTGCAGGCACGACGGGACCGGTGGGCGTGCTGGGCTGTCTACGGCTGCACGATCCTCGTGTGCGGCCTGCTGAACTGGCTCTCGTTGCTGATTCTGCCCGCGCACCTGGCGACTCTGATGTGGGCACGTGTCGCGCGCGGGACGTGGGCCCACTGGGCCGTGTCATCCACGGTCGCAACGGCGGGCGCCGCACCGCTGATTCTTTTCAGTCGGGCCCAGTCCGATCAGGTGTCCTGGATACCGCCGCTGACCTGGCACATGTTGATCGGGCCGGCGATCCTGCTGTCGATCGCCGGCCTCGGGACCCTTGTGGACCGGCCCCGAGCGGGACGGCTTTCGGCGGCGACCGTCGGGCTGCCACTGCTTGCGGTTCCGCAGCTCGGTCTCATCGGGATCTCCCTGTTCAAGCCACTGTTCGTGGACCGGTACGTCCTGTTCAGCCTGCTGGGCCTGGCCCTGATGACCGGTGTCGTCCTCGGCGCGCTCGTGCGGGCGGTGTCACGGCGCTCGTGGAGCGCGTCGCGGTGGGTCCTTCCCGTCGTGATCGCCGTCGTGTCGGCCGCTCTGCTGCCACAGGCGTTGGCGAAGCGTTCGCCGCAGAGCCGCGTGGACGACGTCCTGGCAGCGGCGGCGCAGGTGGAGCGGCTGAAGGAGCCCGAGGACGCCGTGCTCTTCGTCCCGGCAGCGCGGCGGGACACCAGGATGGTCTCCCCGCATGCGTTCACAGGTCTTCAGGACATCGCACTGGAGGAGACCCCGGAGCGTTCCAGAACGCTGAAGGGCGTGGAGCTGTGCCCTGCGCGAATCCGGACGGAGATACTCGCCCGGCAGCGCGTCGTTCTCGTCACCGACGCGGCGGAGGTGTCGAAGCCGATCATTTCGGTCCGGGACAAGACGAAGATCTCCACGCTGCGGAAGTACTTCACGACGGTGGCCGACGAGCAGGTCCGCGGCCGGAGAGTGACGGTGTACGAGAGGCTCACGCACGGCCACCCGTCGTGA
- a CDS encoding DUF397 domain-containing protein, producing the protein MREYDLSEARWRKSSHSNGEGGSCVEVADGFPGVVPVRDSKVADGPVLVVGAAAWSEFIGAAGDRYHREPHSTPTTRTSAPRSR; encoded by the coding sequence ATGCGCGAGTACGACCTGAGCGAGGCACGCTGGCGCAAGAGCAGCCACAGCAACGGCGAGGGCGGCAGCTGCGTCGAAGTCGCCGACGGCTTCCCCGGCGTCGTCCCCGTCCGGGACAGCAAGGTGGCCGACGGGCCCGTGCTGGTGGTCGGGGCGGCGGCCTGGTCGGAGTTCATAGGCGCCGCCGGGGACCGATACCACCGCGAGCCCCACTCCACACCCACGACCAGAACGTCTGCACCGCGTTCCCGCTGA